The following are from one region of the Phormidium sp. PBR-2020 genome:
- a CDS encoding HAMP domain-containing protein: protein MSHTLLIPVKRRIQRLSSQVPLRLILVVPFLLEISLIVGLTGWFSLRKGRQAVHNLVSQLAQEKSDRIETEIAKFLEIPLTVNQITARAVARDRIDVSNVRNLQPLLWDQLQTFPSINSIGFGDANQGHFIGVASRNIDEETHYYIEYADEATEGNFISFSVDVLGRMTTGRLMQEDFDARDRPWYQRTIGLGHSNWSPLYIPISQSADNSLAITASQPVYDERQTLLGVTTVTLQLHYISTVLKQLDIDYDGQAYIVDSTGQLIGISDGTDPLNSITPNPDYPGRFLRPYARNSNQSIIAKSAQYLEARFGHWSQITEQKNLHLKTDTENYFLQVRLIRDNYGVRWRSIVIVPESNFMGEIEANQRLTLILCAIALMIAAGLGWLTARWLTRPLLELSEISQDIAHGKRDRPIPNGGIREISQLSDSFREMAQQLQTSFDILEDKVTERTAQLQEAKQVADAANAAKSKFIANMSHELRTPLNGVLGYAQILMHSQHLTTLEVKQLNSLYNCGNHLLNLINDILDFAKIEVGELSINPKITNFEKLLETVIEICQVKAEEKSLNLRIFRSSGLPPYIVIDDKRLKQVLINLLGNAIKFTELGGDVEFRIETISSSTTNPSSEVDSVQVKFEIQDTGIGIASSDLDRIFHPFEQVSTPERNTEGTGLGLVIVQELLHQMGTHLQVESQLGLGSRFCFNLNLDIDLCGPIGNSREPVTAETKEQLTIVNRSADPNQLPAQSHLAELLHLAKRGSLNRLSHALDSIELEDSSLADFCQHYRHLSQTFQVRQLVEELTQDLELKSASDATPDRLS from the coding sequence ATGTCTCATACTCTTCTCATACCCGTCAAACGACGGATACAACGACTGAGTAGTCAGGTTCCTTTACGTCTTATTTTAGTGGTTCCCTTTCTCCTGGAAATCAGCTTAATTGTGGGCTTAACCGGCTGGTTTTCCTTGCGTAAGGGTCGTCAAGCGGTTCATAATCTCGTTAGCCAACTGGCCCAGGAAAAGAGCGATCGCATTGAAACGGAAATTGCTAAGTTTCTTGAAATTCCCTTGACGGTTAATCAGATTACTGCTAGGGCAGTTGCGCGCGATCGCATTGACGTGAGCAATGTTCGCAACCTGCAACCCCTATTGTGGGACCAACTGCAAACGTTTCCCTCAATTAATAGTATTGGCTTTGGAGATGCCAATCAGGGTCATTTTATTGGGGTGGCTTCACGAAATATCGATGAGGAAACCCACTATTATATTGAATATGCTGACGAAGCAACCGAGGGAAACTTCATCAGTTTCTCAGTGGATGTTTTGGGACGAATGACCACCGGCCGTCTCATGCAAGAGGATTTCGACGCTCGCGATCGCCCTTGGTATCAACGAACCATCGGTTTAGGTCATAGTAACTGGAGTCCACTCTATATTCCTATCAGTCAGAGCGCCGATAACTCACTGGCGATTACTGCATCTCAACCCGTTTACGATGAACGTCAGACTCTATTAGGAGTGACTACCGTTACCCTACAACTGCACTATATTAGTACCGTTCTTAAACAACTTGATATTGACTATGACGGACAAGCCTATATTGTGGACTCCACCGGTCAACTCATCGGCATTTCCGACGGCACAGATCCTCTCAATTCCATCACGCCCAATCCAGACTATCCTGGACGGTTTCTACGTCCTTATGCTCGCAATAGTAACCAAAGTATTATTGCCAAATCTGCACAATACTTAGAAGCAAGATTTGGTCATTGGAGCCAGATTACAGAACAAAAAAATCTCCACCTTAAAACTGACACCGAAAATTACTTTTTACAAGTTCGCTTAATTCGTGATAACTATGGTGTGCGTTGGCGGAGTATTGTCATTGTTCCCGAATCGAACTTCATGGGAGAAATTGAGGCCAACCAACGTCTAACCTTGATTTTATGTGCGATCGCCCTCATGATTGCCGCCGGACTGGGTTGGCTGACGGCCCGCTGGCTAACTCGTCCCCTTTTAGAACTCAGTGAAATCAGTCAGGACATTGCCCATGGGAAACGCGATCGCCCGATTCCAAACGGAGGAATCCGAGAAATTAGTCAACTGTCAGACTCCTTTAGGGAAATGGCTCAACAACTGCAAACCTCCTTTGATATTCTCGAAGATAAGGTAACCGAACGGACGGCCCAACTCCAAGAAGCCAAACAAGTTGCCGACGCCGCCAATGCTGCTAAAAGCAAATTTATTGCCAACATGAGCCATGAACTGAGGACTCCTCTAAATGGGGTTCTTGGCTACGCCCAAATCTTAATGCACTCTCAACATTTAACCACTTTAGAAGTCAAACAACTTAACTCCCTTTATAATTGTGGAAATCATCTGCTTAACTTAATTAACGACATTTTAGATTTTGCCAAAATCGAAGTAGGTGAACTGAGTATCAACCCCAAAATTACCAACTTTGAAAAATTATTAGAAACTGTTATTGAAATATGCCAAGTCAAAGCCGAAGAAAAATCACTCAACTTAAGAATTTTTCGCTCCTCAGGACTTCCACCCTATATTGTTATTGATGATAAACGCTTAAAGCAAGTCCTCATCAATCTCTTGGGAAATGCAATTAAATTCACGGAGCTGGGTGGAGATGTTGAGTTTCGGATTGAGACAATTTCCTCCTCAACCACAAATCCCTCCTCAGAGGTTGACTCAGTTCAAGTTAAATTTGAAATCCAGGACACAGGCATTGGCATTGCCAGCTCAGACCTCGATCGTATTTTCCATCCCTTTGAACAAGTGAGTACTCCAGAGCGCAATACAGAGGGAACCGGTTTAGGATTGGTGATTGTTCAAGAACTTCTCCATCAGATGGGAACCCATCTTCAGGTAGAATCACAACTGGGATTGGGCAGTCGCTTTTGTTTTAATTTAAATCTAGATATTGACCTTTGTGGACCCATCGGCAACTCTAGAGAACCCGTGACCGCTGAAACGAAGGAACAACTCACGATCGTCAACCGTTCAGCAGACCCCAATCAACTTCCCGCACAGTCTCATCTAGCCGAACTCTTGCATTTAGCCAAGCGGGGCAGTTTAAATCGCTTGAGTCACGCCCTAGATAGCATAGAACTAGAAGATTCAAGCCTTGCAGACTTTTGTCAGCACTATCGTCACCTGAGCCAAACCTTCCAAGTTCGCCAACTGGTTGAGGAACTCACCCAGGATCTTGAACTCAAGTCCGCATCTGACGCAACGCCAGACCGATTAAGCTAA